A genomic region of Methanomassiliicoccus sp. contains the following coding sequences:
- a CDS encoding tyrosine-type recombinase/integrase: MSNISTLSSEQAKDNLHDTVGEVKPHAKRRGRLKRTDIKEVLSLRLGRYPFRGGIDRYIESRKGSWNTKTTKKEERRKLEQIGKELEALKAQGRISTTDPRHLTRSDVQEYMVELRKVDPSFQNKQIGRLKRYMAFYKNHVIEEMKNEGFRMPKTPRKPIRALSEDELYAVFGCLDELKRWPGSVARGLMALSFATGRRPSELRLAHMEDLNLRKRTFFVRYPKGEGNWASPEEVGIIREDMVPLIERYVRERAAHLQKKKAANAIALFPNTLSTNGFYSANRFNQIKHKVEVLSGVDFKLKDFRSTLTTITINGDMSRVIGMSVQLGHMDPNTTLKSYNRIERSVARKRLKDVWRESPIMVSKTPSIENRFEMTGYG, from the coding sequence GTGAGCAATATCTCTACGCTCTCCTCCGAACAGGCTAAGGATAACCTCCACGATACTGTAGGCGAGGTAAAACCTCATGCGAAACGCAGAGGACGCCTCAAGAGGACCGACATCAAGGAGGTTTTGTCCTTGCGGCTAGGGAGGTATCCCTTCCGCGGGGGTATAGACCGATATATAGAGAGCAGGAAAGGTTCGTGGAACACAAAAACAACAAAAAAGGAAGAGCGGAGAAAGTTGGAACAGATTGGAAAGGAACTCGAAGCCCTGAAGGCCCAAGGACGAATATCGACCACAGACCCCAGACATCTAACGAGGTCGGATGTCCAGGAATATATGGTCGAATTACGTAAGGTCGATCCATCGTTCCAAAACAAACAGATAGGGCGTCTGAAGAGGTATATGGCATTCTACAAGAACCACGTTATCGAGGAAATGAAGAACGAGGGTTTTAGGATGCCTAAGACTCCTAGGAAGCCAATCCGGGCACTGTCGGAAGATGAGCTATACGCAGTCTTCGGTTGTCTGGACGAATTAAAAAGGTGGCCCGGTTCGGTGGCCCGTGGGTTGATGGCGCTTTCGTTCGCCACCGGCCGACGGCCGTCAGAACTTCGCCTGGCCCATATGGAAGACCTAAACCTGAGGAAGCGAACGTTCTTTGTACGCTACCCAAAGGGTGAGGGCAACTGGGCTAGTCCCGAGGAGGTGGGCATTATCCGCGAGGACATGGTCCCCCTTATCGAGAGGTACGTTCGAGAGCGAGCTGCCCACCTTCAGAAAAAGAAGGCCGCTAACGCGATCGCTCTTTTCCCAAACACCCTTAGCACAAATGGGTTCTACTCCGCGAATCGATTCAACCAGATAAAGCACAAGGTCGAGGTACTGTCGGGGGTGGACTTCAAATTGAAGGACTTTCGCTCGACCCTTACGACCATCACCATCAACGGTGATATGAGCCGGGTTATCGGCATGTCGGTCCAATTGGGGCATATGGATCCCAACACGACGCTAAAGTCCTACAATAGGATAGAACGAAGCGTCGCCAGGAAGAGACTCAAGGACGTTTGGAGGGAGAGCCCGATAATGGTGTCAAAAACCCCCTCTATTGAAAATCGTTTTGAAATGACTGGATATGGATAG